The following proteins are encoded in a genomic region of Poecilia reticulata strain Guanapo linkage group LG11, Guppy_female_1.0+MT, whole genome shotgun sequence:
- the LOC103472621 gene encoding uncharacterized protein LOC103472621 isoform X4 encodes MTAMWEGKSPRLKKMNPSNYEIILGINNQHHHWTLVGESKHEIQKYLQITRAFMRKKGCNVSRWRCDTVKHPKQQDSTSCGVFSLKFAEKILAKEVVDFPVSTAAVYSMRLDIAVSLILDSDYLKDLCHFCREKESDTDVNWIQCDXCLRWFHQACVGNPPIQKTYEFFELANQEPVCFRFLSLLWSAGSLCMLNNV; translated from the exons ATGACAGCAATGTGGGAGGGAAAAAGTCCTAGATTAAAG AAGATGAACCCAAGtaattatgaaataattctGGGAATCAACAATCAACACCACCACTGGACTTTAGTG GGGGAATCAAAACATGAGAtccagaaatatttgcaaatcaCAAG AGCATTTATGAGGAAGAAGGGGTGCAATGTCTCTCGTTGGAGATGTGACACAGTGAAGCATCCCAAACAACAGGACAGTACATCATGTGGTGTATTTTCACTGAAG tttgcagaaaaaatcCTAGCAAAAGAGGTAGTGGATTTTCCTGTTTCTACTGCGGCGGTCTACAGCATGAGGTTGGACATTGCTGTGAGTCTTATCCTTGACAGTG ATTACTTAAAAGACTTGTGCCACTTCTGTAGAGAGAAGGAAAGTGACACGGACGTGAACTGG ATCCAGTGTGACATRTGCCTGAGGTGGTTCCATCAGGCATGTGTGGGAAACCCACCAATTCAAAAAACGTATGAGTTTTTTGAATTGGCAAATCAGGAACCTGTTTGCTTTAGGTTCCTGAGTTTACTGTGGAGTGCTGGTAGTTTATGTATGTTGaacaatgtttaa
- the LOC103472621 gene encoding uncharacterized protein LOC103472621 isoform X2 yields the protein MTAMWEGKSPRLKMNPSNYEIILGINNQHHHWTLVVIYPQEKKSLFLNPQGESKHEIQKYLQITRAFMRKKGCNVSRWRCDTVKHPKQQDSTSCGVFSLKFAEKILAKEVVDFPVSTAAVYSMRLDIAVSLILDSDYLKDLCHFCREKESDTDVNWIQCDXCLRWFHQACVGNPPIQKTYEFFELANQEPVCFRFLSLLWSAGSLCMLNNV from the exons ATGACAGCAATGTGGGAGGGAAAAAGTCCTAGATTAAAG ATGAACCCAAGtaattatgaaataattctGGGAATCAACAATCAACACCACCACTGGACTTTAGTG GTGATCTACCCACAAGAGAAAAAGTCTTTGTTCTTGAATCCACAGGGGGAATCAAAACATGAGAtccagaaatatttgcaaatcaCAAG AGCATTTATGAGGAAGAAGGGGTGCAATGTCTCTCGTTGGAGATGTGACACAGTGAAGCATCCCAAACAACAGGACAGTACATCATGTGGTGTATTTTCACTGAAG tttgcagaaaaaatcCTAGCAAAAGAGGTAGTGGATTTTCCTGTTTCTACTGCGGCGGTCTACAGCATGAGGTTGGACATTGCTGTGAGTCTTATCCTTGACAGTG ATTACTTAAAAGACTTGTGCCACTTCTGTAGAGAGAAGGAAAGTGACACGGACGTGAACTGG ATCCAGTGTGACATRTGCCTGAGGTGGTTCCATCAGGCATGTGTGGGAAACCCACCAATTCAAAAAACGTATGAGTTTTTTGAATTGGCAAATCAGGAACCTGTTTGCTTTAGGTTCCTGAGTTTACTGTGGAGTGCTGGTAGTTTATGTATGTTGaacaatgtttaa
- the LOC103472621 gene encoding uncharacterized protein LOC103472621 isoform X3, with product MNPSNYEIILGINNQHHHWTLVVIYPQEKKSLFLNPQGESKHEIQKYLQITRAFMRKKGCNVSRWRCDTVKHPKQQDSTSCGVFSLKFAEKILAKEVVDFPVSTAAVYSMRLDIAVSLILDSDYLKDLCHFCREKESDTDVNWIQCDXCLRWFHQACVGNPPIQKTYEFFELANQEPVCFRFLSLLWSAGSLCMLNNV from the exons ATGAACCCAAGtaattatgaaataattctGGGAATCAACAATCAACACCACCACTGGACTTTAGTG GTGATCTACCCACAAGAGAAAAAGTCTTTGTTCTTGAATCCACAGGGGGAATCAAAACATGAGAtccagaaatatttgcaaatcaCAAG AGCATTTATGAGGAAGAAGGGGTGCAATGTCTCTCGTTGGAGATGTGACACAGTGAAGCATCCCAAACAACAGGACAGTACATCATGTGGTGTATTTTCACTGAAG tttgcagaaaaaatcCTAGCAAAAGAGGTAGTGGATTTTCCTGTTTCTACTGCGGCGGTCTACAGCATGAGGTTGGACATTGCTGTGAGTCTTATCCTTGACAGTG ATTACTTAAAAGACTTGTGCCACTTCTGTAGAGAGAAGGAAAGTGACACGGACGTGAACTGG ATCCAGTGTGACATRTGCCTGAGGTGGTTCCATCAGGCATGTGTGGGAAACCCACCAATTCAAAAAACGTATGAGTTTTTTGAATTGGCAAATCAGGAACCTGTTTGCTTTAGGTTCCTGAGTTTACTGTGGAGTGCTGGTAGTTTATGTATGTTGaacaatgtttaa
- the LOC103472621 gene encoding uncharacterized protein LOC103472621 isoform X1: MTAMWEGKSPRLKKMNPSNYEIILGINNQHHHWTLVVIYPQEKKSLFLNPQGESKHEIQKYLQITRAFMRKKGCNVSRWRCDTVKHPKQQDSTSCGVFSLKFAEKILAKEVVDFPVSTAAVYSMRLDIAVSLILDSDYLKDLCHFCREKESDTDVNWIQCDXCLRWFHQACVGNPPIQKTYEFFELANQEPVCFRFLSLLWSAGSLCMLNNV, encoded by the exons ATGACAGCAATGTGGGAGGGAAAAAGTCCTAGATTAAAG AAGATGAACCCAAGtaattatgaaataattctGGGAATCAACAATCAACACCACCACTGGACTTTAGTG GTGATCTACCCACAAGAGAAAAAGTCTTTGTTCTTGAATCCACAGGGGGAATCAAAACATGAGAtccagaaatatttgcaaatcaCAAG AGCATTTATGAGGAAGAAGGGGTGCAATGTCTCTCGTTGGAGATGTGACACAGTGAAGCATCCCAAACAACAGGACAGTACATCATGTGGTGTATTTTCACTGAAG tttgcagaaaaaatcCTAGCAAAAGAGGTAGTGGATTTTCCTGTTTCTACTGCGGCGGTCTACAGCATGAGGTTGGACATTGCTGTGAGTCTTATCCTTGACAGTG ATTACTTAAAAGACTTGTGCCACTTCTGTAGAGAGAAGGAAAGTGACACGGACGTGAACTGG ATCCAGTGTGACATRTGCCTGAGGTGGTTCCATCAGGCATGTGTGGGAAACCCACCAATTCAAAAAACGTATGAGTTTTTTGAATTGGCAAATCAGGAACCTGTTTGCTTTAGGTTCCTGAGTTTACTGTGGAGTGCTGGTAGTTTATGTATGTTGaacaatgtttaa
- the LOC103472621 gene encoding uncharacterized protein LOC103472621 isoform X5 — translation MTAMWEGKSPRLKKMNPSNYEIILGINNQHHHWTLVVIYPQEKKSLFLNPQGESKHEIQKYLQITRAFMRKKGCNVSRWRCDTVKHPKQQDSTSCGVFSLKFAEKILAKEVVDFPVSTAAVYSMRLDIAIT, via the exons ATGACAGCAATGTGGGAGGGAAAAAGTCCTAGATTAAAG AAGATGAACCCAAGtaattatgaaataattctGGGAATCAACAATCAACACCACCACTGGACTTTAGTG GTGATCTACCCACAAGAGAAAAAGTCTTTGTTCTTGAATCCACAGGGGGAATCAAAACATGAGAtccagaaatatttgcaaatcaCAAG AGCATTTATGAGGAAGAAGGGGTGCAATGTCTCTCGTTGGAGATGTGACACAGTGAAGCATCCCAAACAACAGGACAGTACATCATGTGGTGTATTTTCACTGAAG tttgcagaaaaaatcCTAGCAAAAGAGGTAGTGGATTTTCCTGTTTCTACTGCGGCGGTCTACAGCATGAGGTTGGACATTGCT ATTACTTAA